The following coding sequences are from one Actinomycetes bacterium window:
- a CDS encoding HAD family phosphatase — translation MSGYDTVVFDIGGVLVDWDPRHLYRDLFDGDEQRMEWFLQEVASPDWNHTMDAGRPRADAVAELVARHPDLEALIRAWHDRWQDMLAGEIAGSVEVLDRLEERGLRLLALTNWSAETFPEARRRYASLQRFEAVVVSGEHGLAKPDPALFRLLLDQHRVDPATSVYIDDRADNVDTARSLGLTGVLFTGPDRLARDLTDLGLLEPPVPAPRP, via the coding sequence GTGAGCGGCTACGACACGGTCGTGTTCGACATCGGCGGCGTCCTCGTCGACTGGGACCCCCGGCACCTGTACCGGGACCTGTTCGACGGCGACGAGCAGCGGATGGAGTGGTTCCTGCAGGAGGTCGCTTCGCCGGACTGGAACCACACCATGGACGCCGGCCGGCCGCGGGCCGACGCGGTGGCCGAGCTGGTCGCCCGACACCCGGACCTCGAGGCGCTGATCCGGGCCTGGCACGACCGCTGGCAGGACATGCTGGCCGGGGAGATCGCCGGGAGCGTCGAGGTCCTCGACCGGCTCGAGGAGCGCGGCCTGCGGCTGCTCGCGCTGACGAACTGGTCGGCCGAGACGTTCCCCGAGGCGCGGCGGAGGTACGCCTCGCTGCAGCGCTTCGAGGCGGTCGTGGTGTCCGGGGAGCACGGCCTGGCCAAGCCCGACCCGGCGCTGTTTCGGCTGCTGCTCGACCAGCACCGGGTCGACCCGGCGACCAGCGTGTACATCGATGACCGGGCCGACAACGTCGACACGGCCCGGTCGCTCGGGCTCACCGGCGTCCTGTTCACCGGACCGGACCGGCTGGCCCGTGACCTCACCGACCTGGGGCTGCTCGAGCCGCCGGTCCCGGCGCCCCGCCCGTAG
- the def gene encoding peptide deformylase, with protein sequence MTVQPIRLFGDPVLRTAAAPVVDFDKELRTLVRDLMDTMLEAPGVGLAAPQLGVSLRVFTYAVDDEVGHLVNPTLDLTDDEQDGEEGCLSLPGLSFPTVRAYGVVAKGFNQYGDPVAVEGTELLARCVQHETDHLDGILFVDRLDRETRKAALRAIREAEWFGDSAPQVRVSPHATHGTAH encoded by the coding sequence GTGACCGTCCAGCCGATCCGCCTCTTCGGCGACCCGGTGCTGCGCACCGCCGCGGCCCCCGTGGTGGACTTCGACAAGGAGCTGCGCACCCTGGTGCGGGACCTCATGGACACCATGCTCGAGGCCCCCGGCGTCGGCCTGGCCGCCCCCCAGCTCGGGGTGTCGCTGCGGGTGTTCACCTACGCGGTGGACGACGAGGTGGGCCACCTGGTCAACCCCACCCTGGACCTCACCGATGACGAGCAGGACGGCGAGGAGGGCTGCCTGTCGCTGCCCGGCCTGTCCTTCCCCACGGTGCGCGCCTACGGCGTCGTCGCCAAGGGGTTCAACCAGTACGGCGACCCGGTCGCCGTCGAGGGCACCGAGCTGCTGGCTCGCTGCGTCCAGCACGAGACCGACCACCTCGACGGCATCCTGTTCGTCGACCGGCTGGACCGCGAGACCCGCAAGGCCGCGCTGCGCGCGATCCGCGAGGCCGAGTGGTTCGGCGACAGCGCGCCCCAGGTCCGGGTCAGTCCGCACGCCACGCACGGCACGGCCCACTAG
- the fmt gene encoding methionyl-tRNA formyltransferase gives MRLVFAGTPEPALPSLRALLASRHEVVAVLTRPDAPAGRGRRLAASPVAELAADAGLEVLKPPRPSDPAFLARLAELAPDACPIVAYGGLIPRAALDIPRNGWVNLHFSLLPAWRGAAPVQHAIRHGDDFTGAATFLLEEGLDTGPVFGVITEQIRPTDTTGDLLERLAQGGARLLVATLDGIEDGELRPVPQSPVDVSLAPKVTVDDARVDWSVPALAVDRQVRSCTPAPGAWTTFRGERLRLGPVQLAADRGLAPAELAVDRAGVHVGTGSSAVLLAEVRPQGKRAMPAADWARGVRIAPGERFEP, from the coding sequence GTGCGCCTCGTCTTCGCCGGCACCCCCGAGCCGGCGCTGCCGTCGCTGCGGGCGCTGCTGGCCTCCCGGCACGAGGTGGTCGCGGTGCTCACCCGGCCGGACGCGCCGGCCGGTCGGGGCCGCCGGCTCGCCGCGTCACCGGTCGCCGAGCTGGCCGCCGACGCCGGGCTCGAGGTGCTCAAGCCGCCGCGCCCCAGCGACCCCGCGTTCCTGGCCCGGCTGGCCGAGCTCGCCCCTGACGCCTGCCCGATCGTCGCCTACGGCGGCCTGATCCCGAGGGCCGCGCTGGACATCCCGCGGAACGGCTGGGTGAACCTGCACTTCTCGCTGCTCCCGGCCTGGCGCGGGGCCGCGCCGGTGCAGCACGCCATCCGGCACGGCGACGACTTCACCGGCGCCGCCACCTTTCTGCTCGAGGAGGGCCTGGACACCGGCCCGGTGTTCGGCGTGATCACCGAGCAGATCCGCCCGACCGACACGACGGGCGACCTGCTGGAGCGGCTGGCGCAGGGCGGCGCTCGGCTGCTCGTGGCCACCCTCGACGGCATCGAGGACGGCGAGCTGCGCCCAGTGCCGCAGTCGCCGGTCGACGTCTCGCTGGCGCCGAAGGTCACCGTGGACGACGCCCGGGTGGACTGGTCCGTGCCGGCGCTCGCGGTGGACCGGCAAGTGCGCTCGTGCACCCCGGCGCCCGGTGCCTGGACGACGTTTCGCGGGGAGCGGCTGCGGCTCGGGCCGGTGCAGCTGGCCGCCGACCGGGGGCTGGCCCCCGCCGAGCTGGCGGTGGACCGGGCCGGGGTGCACGTGGGCACCGGCAGCAGCGCCGTTCTGCTCGCCGAGGTGCGGCCGCAGGGCAAGCGGGCCATGCCGGCGGCCGACTGGGCCCGCGGGGTGCGGATCGCGCCGGGGGAGCGGTTCGAGCCGTGA